A genomic region of Candidatus Pseudomonas phytovorans contains the following coding sequences:
- a CDS encoding type II secretion system protein: MKAQRRMQGFSLIEVVLTLALLGLLASMAAPLTETVVRRGKEQQLREALYQIRDALDAYKRAFDAGYIERRLDASGYPPNLQVLVDGVRDVRSAKGAKFFFLRRIPHDPLLAAKDEDEGGWGLRAYDSSPDSPREGEDVFDVYSKARGKGLNNIPYGQW, translated from the coding sequence ATGAAAGCGCAGCGCCGCATGCAGGGCTTCAGCCTGATCGAAGTGGTGCTGACCCTGGCACTGCTCGGGCTGCTGGCCAGCATGGCCGCGCCGCTGACCGAAACCGTGGTGCGCCGCGGCAAGGAACAGCAGCTGCGTGAGGCGCTGTACCAGATTCGCGACGCCCTCGACGCCTACAAACGCGCCTTCGACGCCGGCTACATCGAGCGGCGCCTGGACGCCAGCGGCTACCCGCCGAACCTGCAAGTGCTGGTAGATGGCGTGCGCGATGTGCGCAGTGCCAAGGGCGCCAAGTTTTTCTTCCTGCGGCGCATCCCGCACGACCCGCTGCTGGCGGCCAAGGATGAAGACGAAGGCGGTTGGGGCCTGCGCGCCTACGACAGCAGCCCCGACAGCCCGCGTGAAGGCGAAGACGTGTTCGACGTGTATTCAAAGGCCCGTGGCAAAGGCCTCAACAACATCCCTTACGGGCAATGGTGA
- a CDS encoding type II secretion system protein — MKRSKGFTLIELLVVMAIIATLLTIAMPRYFNSLESSREATLRQSLAVLRESLDHFYGDTGHYPDSLEQLVELRYLRNTPVDPITERSDAWQLVPPPEGVAGGVADIKSGATGRARDGSLFAEW, encoded by the coding sequence ATGAAACGCAGCAAAGGCTTCACCCTGATCGAACTGCTGGTAGTCATGGCGATCATCGCCACGCTGCTGACCATCGCCATGCCACGCTACTTCAACAGCCTGGAAAGCTCCCGTGAGGCCACCCTGCGCCAGAGCCTGGCGGTGCTGCGCGAATCGCTGGACCACTTCTACGGTGACACCGGCCACTATCCCGACTCGCTGGAGCAACTGGTGGAATTGCGCTACCTGCGCAACACCCCGGTCGACCCGATTACCGAGCGTAGCGATGCCTGGCAGTTGGTGCCGCCGCCAGAAGGCGTGGCCGGCGGCGTGGCCGATATCAAGAGCGGTGCTACAGGGAGGGCGCGTGATGGCAGCCTCTTCGCTGAGTGGTAA
- a CDS encoding type II secretion system protein: protein MAASSLSGKANGGFTYLGVLLLIAISSVALAATGTIWASAAQREQERQLLWVGSQYAQALRSYYRASPGLAQYPQDLADLLQDNRFPQAKRHIRRLYPDPITNSDEWGLLRSIDGRITGVHSRSDATPFKHSGFSAEWSGFEGLEHYSDWQFVAEQAFSESAGGVQTHSGPGDTP from the coding sequence ATGGCAGCCTCTTCGCTGAGTGGTAAGGCCAACGGCGGCTTCACCTACCTGGGCGTGCTGCTGCTGATTGCGATCAGTAGCGTGGCCTTGGCTGCAACCGGCACGATCTGGGCCAGCGCAGCGCAGCGTGAACAGGAGCGCCAACTGCTGTGGGTGGGCAGCCAGTATGCCCAGGCACTGCGCAGCTACTACCGCGCATCCCCGGGTTTGGCCCAGTACCCACAGGACCTGGCCGACCTGCTGCAGGACAACCGCTTCCCGCAGGCCAAGCGGCACATTCGCCGGTTGTACCCCGACCCCATCACCAACAGCGACGAATGGGGCCTGCTGCGCTCGATCGACGGCCGTATCACCGGCGTGCACAGCCGCTCGGACGCCACCCCGTTCAAACACAGTGGTTTCAGCGCCGAATGGAGCGGTTTCGAAGGGCTGGAACACTACAGCGACTGGCAGTTCGTGGCAGAGCAAGCGTTCAGCGAAAGTGCCGGTGGCGTACAGACCCACAGCGGCCCGGGAGACACGCCATGA
- a CDS encoding curli assembly protein CsgF, translating to MNHRISRCIAACLLASACAAQATELVYTPVNPAFGGNPLNGTWLLNNAQAQNDYDDPDLKDRASAFTGTTALERFSNQLESRMLSQLLDNISNGSTGSMATDAFLIDVIDDSGALSIKVTDRATGEISIIEVSGLNP from the coding sequence ATGAACCACCGTATTTCACGTTGCATTGCCGCCTGCCTGCTGGCCAGCGCTTGTGCTGCCCAGGCCACCGAGCTGGTGTACACCCCGGTCAACCCGGCGTTTGGCGGCAACCCGTTGAACGGCACCTGGCTGTTGAACAACGCCCAGGCGCAAAACGATTACGACGACCCCGACCTCAAGGACCGTGCCTCCGCCTTTACCGGCACCACCGCCCTGGAGCGCTTCAGCAACCAGCTGGAGTCGCGGATGTTGTCGCAGTTGCTGGACAACATCAGTAACGGCAGCACCGGCAGCATGGCGACCGATGCGTTTCTCATCGACGTCATCGACGATTCCGGGGCCTTGAGCATCAAGGTCACCGATCGCGCCACGGGAGAAATTTCGATCATTGAGGTCAGCGGCCTGAACCCCTGA
- a CDS encoding sigma-54-dependent Fis family transcriptional regulator, which produces MARQLITNAHDPLHESRQARLKLASEGELPLGMLRDEIDASWRRSLGHGLDSLQGEQVGLGLEHGHDLRTLLERNRLLVDAVTPELDYLVSRQGKAGIIILGDAKANVLAIEGQTHVLSREGLRDLQPGSCWSETLRGTNAIGTAVVEGRPTLINCGEHYLDRLSPFSCTSVPLRDPHGEVIGVLDITREGVMAQPQDSLSTLMLAAGNIESRMFGLCHPEQLVLAFHSRPQYLNSAWHGLLALSLDGEVLAANDSACQLLQVPRQELIGRRSADLLGERSPAFIARLWQGGVSSVQTAKGEFYFRALQLPRHGRVNGSTLASKPAQGRQAPALEALAGGDPRLARNLRMARQGLGNGLPVLLLGETGTGKEVVARALHQASPRADKPFVAVNCAAIPEGLIESELFGYREGAFTGSRRGGMVGRLMQAHGGTLFLDEIGDMPLALQARLLRVLQERRVAPLGAGDEQDIDVALICATHRDLKRLVQEQHFREDLYYRVNGVSLRLPALRERDDLTAIIQGLLDKSDARGVTLDPALSALLEGFDWPGNIRQLEMVVRTALAMREEGEHVLTLDHLTDCLLDELASSTAPSGSLKDNELEQIRGALARHQGNVSAAAEALGISRATLYRKLKQLRG; this is translated from the coding sequence ATGGCGCGACAATTAATAACAAACGCCCACGACCCGCTGCACGAATCCCGCCAGGCCCGCCTGAAGCTGGCCAGTGAAGGCGAGCTGCCGCTGGGCATGCTGCGCGACGAGATCGACGCCTCCTGGCGCCGCAGCCTGGGCCATGGCCTGGACAGCCTGCAAGGCGAGCAAGTTGGCCTGGGCCTGGAACACGGCCATGACTTGCGTACCTTGCTGGAACGCAACCGCCTGCTGGTCGATGCCGTTACTCCCGAACTCGACTACCTTGTCTCGCGTCAGGGCAAGGCTGGCATCATCATCCTTGGCGATGCCAAGGCCAACGTGCTGGCCATCGAGGGCCAGACCCATGTGCTCAGCCGCGAGGGCCTGCGCGACCTGCAACCGGGTAGCTGTTGGAGCGAAACACTGCGTGGCACCAATGCCATCGGTACAGCGGTGGTGGAAGGCCGCCCTACACTCATCAATTGCGGCGAGCATTATCTAGACCGCCTCAGCCCGTTCTCCTGCACATCCGTCCCCCTGCGCGACCCGCATGGCGAGGTGATCGGTGTGCTCGACATCACCCGCGAAGGGGTGATGGCGCAACCGCAGGACAGCCTGTCGACGCTGATGCTGGCGGCCGGCAACATCGAAAGCCGCATGTTCGGCCTGTGCCACCCGGAACAACTCGTGCTGGCGTTCCACAGCCGCCCGCAATACCTCAACAGTGCCTGGCATGGCCTGCTTGCGCTGAGCCTGGACGGTGAAGTGCTGGCGGCCAACGACAGCGCCTGCCAGTTGTTGCAGGTGCCGCGCCAGGAGCTGATTGGCCGACGCAGCGCTGACCTGCTCGGTGAACGCTCACCTGCGTTTATTGCGCGCCTTTGGCAGGGCGGTGTGAGCAGTGTGCAGACGGCCAAGGGCGAGTTCTATTTCCGTGCCCTGCAGCTGCCGCGCCATGGCCGGGTGAATGGCAGCACGCTGGCGAGCAAGCCGGCGCAGGGCAGACAGGCGCCGGCACTTGAAGCGCTGGCCGGTGGTGACCCACGTTTGGCGCGCAACCTGCGCATGGCCCGTCAGGGGCTGGGCAATGGCCTGCCGGTGCTACTACTGGGCGAGACTGGGACCGGCAAGGAGGTAGTCGCCCGGGCGCTGCACCAGGCCAGTCCGCGCGCCGACAAACCGTTTGTGGCCGTCAACTGCGCGGCCATCCCCGAAGGGCTGATCGAATCCGAGCTGTTCGGCTACCGCGAGGGTGCGTTCACCGGCTCGCGCCGGGGTGGCATGGTCGGGCGGCTGATGCAGGCCCATGGTGGCACGTTGTTCCTCGACGAAATCGGCGACATGCCGCTGGCCTTGCAGGCGCGTCTGCTGCGGGTGTTACAGGAGCGCCGGGTTGCACCGTTGGGGGCGGGTGACGAACAGGATATCGATGTAGCGCTGATCTGCGCTACCCACCGCGACCTCAAACGCCTGGTGCAGGAACAACACTTCCGTGAAGACCTGTACTACCGGGTTAACGGTGTGTCGTTGCGTCTGCCGGCGTTGCGCGAGCGTGACGACCTGACGGCGATCATCCAGGGCTTGCTGGACAAGTCCGATGCACGTGGTGTCACTCTGGACCCAGCGTTAAGTGCCTTGCTCGAAGGCTTCGACTGGCCAGGCAACATCCGCCAGCTGGAAATGGTGGTGCGTACCGCGCTGGCCATGCGTGAAGAGGGCGAGCATGTGCTCACTCTGGATCACCTTACAGACTGCCTGCTGGATGAACTGGCCAGCAGCACAGCGCCCTCCGGCAGCCTGAAGGACAACGAGCTGGAACAGATCCGTGGGGCGCTGGCGCGCCACCAGGGCAACGTTTCCGCCGCTGCCGAGGCGCTGGGCATCAGCCGGGCGACGCTCTACCGCAAGCTCAAACAGTTGCGTGGCTGA
- a CDS encoding CsgG/HfaB family protein, with translation MKRLLSTLLILTALGLQSGCSLREPMSAEQDSETPTLTPRASTYYDLINMPRPKGRLMAVVYGFRDQTGQYKPTPASSFSTSVTQGAASMLMDALSASGWFVVLEREGLQNLLTERKIIRASQKKPDVAENIAAELPPLQAANLMLEGGIIAYDTNVRSGGEGARYLGIDISREYRVDQVTVNLRAVDVRTGQVLANVMTSKTIYSVGRSAGVFKFIEFKKLLEAEVGYTTNEPAQLCVLSAIESAVGHLLAQGIERRLWQVSGDAGDGKATVDKFLSQNQQP, from the coding sequence ATGAAACGTCTGCTGAGCACGCTGCTGATCCTCACCGCCCTGGGCCTGCAAAGTGGTTGCAGCCTGCGCGAACCCATGTCGGCCGAACAGGACTCGGAAACCCCGACCCTGACACCCCGGGCCTCGACCTATTACGACCTGATCAACATGCCACGGCCCAAAGGCCGGCTTATGGCCGTGGTGTACGGCTTCCGCGACCAGACCGGGCAGTACAAACCCACCCCGGCCAGCTCGTTCTCCACCAGCGTCACCCAAGGCGCGGCCAGCATGCTGATGGACGCCCTGAGCGCCAGTGGCTGGTTTGTGGTACTGGAGCGTGAAGGCCTGCAGAACCTGCTGACCGAGCGCAAGATCATCCGCGCTTCGCAGAAAAAGCCTGACGTGGCGGAGAACATCGCGGCTGAACTGCCCCCACTGCAGGCCGCGAACCTGATGCTCGAAGGCGGCATCATCGCTTACGACACCAACGTGCGCAGCGGCGGCGAGGGTGCCCGCTACCTGGGGATCGACATCTCCCGCGAGTACCGCGTCGACCAGGTGACCGTGAACCTGCGCGCGGTGGACGTGCGTACCGGGCAGGTGTTGGCCAACGTGATGACCAGCAAGACCATCTACTCGGTCGGGCGCAGTGCCGGGGTGTTCAAGTTCATCGAGTTCAAGAAGCTGCTGGAGGCTGAGGTGGGGTACACCACCAATGAGCCGGCGCAGCTGTGCGTGCTGTCGGCGATCGAGTCGGCGGTGGGGCATTTGCTGGCGCAGGGGATTGAACGGCGGTTGTGGCAGGTATCGGGGGATGCGGGGGATGGCAAGGCTACGGTGGACAAGTTCTTGAGCCAGAATCAGCAGCCTTGA
- a CDS encoding ABC transporter ATP-binding protein has protein sequence MGGLFARLVDSSDPVLMRQALAWLYSFVRPHRRAIGLLLGLSLGASLLALAQPWLVKTLIDEGLLAKDYQTLWHMAAIMIGVGLLGTVLAGVNRYLHTQLSGRILFALRDDLYRHLQQLSPTFYGRRRMGDILSRLDGDVAEIQRFAVDSLFSAVSAVIGLVGAVALMLMLSWQLSLLLALLVPIEVLWLRWMRRKVEREVRNLRERSADVSSFLVETLPAMKFIQAAGQQGREAGRLDQLGQGYMRQLLKVQVTEFFTQAIPGTLTSWCRACAFLVGGWWVIQGTWQLGALIAFSTYMGMAVGPVQSLLGLYVAVQRMAVSLGRVMELKREAVAVRPAANPQPIPDGPGELRLEALSFAHEGRQGAVLQNVQVCVPGGLKVAISGASGVGKSTLIDLLQRFYDPDAGRILLDGTDLRDLDLAALRRRIAVVSQDIVLFRGTLAQNLAYGVPEASRAELERVVHLARLDSLVESLPLGLDGLLGERGQQLSGGQKQRIAIARAVLQAPAILVLDEATSAVDEATEREVIAAIDQLFAGRTRILISHRASTLADADLHLQLHDGQLQVLAQEVLKHGH, from the coding sequence GTGGGCGGACTGTTCGCAAGGCTGGTGGACTCCAGCGACCCTGTACTCATGCGCCAGGCGCTGGCCTGGCTGTATAGCTTCGTGCGCCCGCACCGGCGTGCGATTGGGCTGTTGCTCGGCTTGTCGCTGGGCGCCTCGCTACTGGCATTGGCACAGCCCTGGCTGGTCAAGACGCTGATCGACGAGGGGCTGTTGGCCAAGGACTACCAGACCCTCTGGCACATGGCGGCAATCATGATCGGGGTCGGGCTGCTTGGCACCGTGCTGGCCGGGGTCAACCGTTACCTGCATACGCAGTTGTCAGGGCGCATTCTGTTTGCCCTGCGGGATGACCTGTACCGCCACCTGCAGCAATTGTCGCCGACGTTTTATGGGCGACGGCGCATGGGCGACATTCTTTCGCGGCTGGACGGCGATGTGGCCGAGATCCAGCGCTTTGCCGTGGATTCACTGTTCTCGGCGGTGTCGGCAGTGATTGGTCTGGTGGGCGCGGTGGCGTTGATGCTGATGCTGTCTTGGCAATTGTCATTGTTGCTGGCATTGCTGGTGCCGATTGAAGTGCTGTGGCTGCGCTGGATGCGGCGCAAGGTGGAGCGCGAAGTGCGCAACCTGCGTGAGCGTTCGGCAGATGTGTCCTCGTTTCTGGTCGAGACCTTGCCGGCGATGAAGTTCATTCAGGCGGCCGGCCAGCAAGGCCGCGAGGCAGGGCGGCTGGATCAGCTTGGCCAGGGTTACATGCGCCAGTTGCTGAAGGTACAGGTTACCGAATTCTTCACTCAGGCCATCCCCGGCACGCTCACCTCCTGGTGCCGTGCCTGCGCGTTCCTGGTCGGCGGCTGGTGGGTGATTCAGGGCACCTGGCAGTTGGGTGCTCTGATCGCTTTTTCCACTTACATGGGCATGGCGGTGGGGCCGGTACAGAGTCTGCTTGGCCTGTATGTGGCAGTGCAGCGCATGGCGGTTAGCCTGGGGCGGGTGATGGAGCTGAAGCGTGAGGCCGTGGCCGTGCGCCCGGCAGCCAACCCGCAGCCCATTCCCGACGGGCCGGGCGAGTTGCGCCTCGAGGCGCTGAGTTTTGCCCATGAAGGGCGGCAAGGCGCCGTACTGCAGAACGTGCAGGTGTGCGTACCGGGCGGCCTTAAGGTGGCCATCAGCGGTGCCTCGGGGGTGGGCAAGTCGACCCTGATCGACCTGCTGCAGCGTTTCTACGACCCTGACGCCGGGCGCATCCTGCTGGATGGTACCGATCTGCGCGACTTGGACCTGGCCGCGCTGCGCCGGCGCATCGCGGTGGTCAGCCAGGACATCGTGTTGTTCCGTGGCACCCTGGCGCAGAACCTGGCCTACGGCGTACCCGAAGCCAGCCGTGCCGAACTGGAGCGGGTGGTACATCTGGCGCGACTGGACAGCTTGGTCGAAAGCCTGCCGTTGGGCCTGGACGGCCTGCTGGGCGAGCGTGGCCAGCAGTTGTCTGGTGGGCAGAAGCAACGCATCGCCATCGCCCGCGCAGTGCTGCAGGCCCCGGCGATTCTGGTGCTGGACGAGGCCACCTCGGCAGTGGACGAAGCCACCGAGCGCGAAGTGATCGCGGCCATCGACCAGCTATTCGCCGGCCGCACGCGCATCCTGATCAGCCACCGGGCTTCGACCCTGGCCGATGCCGACCTGCACTTGCAACTGCATGATGGTCAGTTGCAGGTGCTGGCGCAGGAGGTGCTGAAGCATGGGCACTGA
- a CDS encoding aldehyde dehydrogenase family protein yields MLSDLPILPATRAFLERKLKMRIGADWQDAASGRTLSFRNPATGEVLGEVPAADAEDVDRAVRAARQAFDDSPWSRLRPRERQNMLWRLADLMERDARQLAELECLNNGKSAAVAQVMDVQLAIDFLRYMAGWATKIEGSTVEASMPLMPNDQFHGFVRREAVGVVGAIVAWNFPLLLACWKLGPALATGCTIVLKPADETPLSVLKLAELVDEAGYPAGVFNVITGTGLNAGAALSRHPGVDKLTFTGSTEVGKLIGKAAMDNMTRVTLELGGKSPTIVMPDANLQEAAAGAATAIFFNQGQVCCAGSRLYVHRKHFDNVVADIAGIANGMKLGSGLDPAVQMGPLISAKQQDRVTGYIELGRELGATIACGGEGFGPGYFVKPTVIVDVDQRHRLVQEEIFGPVLVAMPFDDLDEVIGMANDNPYGLGASIWSNDLSAVHRMIPRIKSGSVWVNCHSALDPALPFGGYKMSGVGREMGAAAIEHYTELKSVLIKL; encoded by the coding sequence ATGCTTTCCGACCTGCCCATCCTGCCCGCCACCCGCGCCTTTCTCGAACGCAAACTGAAGATGCGCATCGGCGCCGACTGGCAGGACGCCGCCAGCGGTCGCACCCTGTCGTTCCGCAACCCGGCCACCGGCGAGGTACTGGGTGAAGTGCCCGCCGCCGACGCCGAGGATGTCGACCGCGCCGTGCGTGCGGCACGCCAGGCCTTCGACGATTCGCCGTGGAGCCGCCTGCGCCCGCGTGAACGGCAGAACATGCTGTGGCGCCTGGCCGACCTGATGGAGCGTGACGCCCGCCAGCTGGCCGAGCTGGAATGCCTGAACAACGGCAAGAGCGCCGCAGTGGCCCAGGTGATGGATGTGCAACTGGCCATCGACTTCCTGCGCTACATGGCTGGCTGGGCCACCAAGATCGAGGGTAGCACCGTCGAAGCCTCCATGCCGTTGATGCCCAACGACCAGTTCCACGGCTTCGTGCGCCGCGAGGCTGTCGGCGTGGTCGGCGCCATTGTCGCCTGGAACTTCCCGCTGCTGCTGGCCTGCTGGAAGCTCGGCCCGGCCCTGGCCACTGGCTGCACCATCGTGCTCAAGCCTGCAGATGAAACCCCGCTGAGCGTGCTCAAGCTTGCGGAGCTGGTAGACGAAGCCGGCTACCCGGCCGGCGTGTTCAACGTGATCACCGGCACCGGCCTGAACGCCGGCGCCGCGCTCAGCCGCCACCCCGGTGTGGACAAACTGACCTTCACCGGCTCCACCGAGGTCGGCAAGCTGATCGGCAAAGCGGCCATGGACAACATGACCCGTGTCACCCTTGAGCTGGGCGGCAAGTCGCCGACCATCGTCATGCCTGACGCCAACCTGCAGGAAGCCGCTGCTGGCGCGGCCACGGCAATCTTCTTCAACCAGGGCCAGGTGTGCTGCGCCGGCTCACGGCTGTACGTGCACCGCAAGCACTTCGACAACGTGGTGGCCGACATCGCCGGCATCGCCAACGGCATGAAGCTGGGTAGCGGGCTGGACCCGGCCGTGCAGATGGGGCCATTGATCTCGGCCAAGCAGCAGGACCGCGTTACCGGCTACATCGAACTTGGCCGCGAACTGGGCGCAACCATCGCCTGCGGTGGCGAAGGTTTCGGCCCAGGTTACTTCGTCAAGCCGACGGTGATCGTCGATGTCGACCAGCGTCACCGCCTGGTGCAGGAAGAAATCTTCGGGCCGGTGCTGGTGGCGATGCCGTTCGATGACCTGGACGAAGTGATCGGCATGGCCAACGACAACCCGTATGGCCTGGGCGCAAGCATCTGGTCCAACGACCTGTCGGCCGTGCACCGCATGATCCCGCGTATCAAGTCGGGGTCGGTGTGGGTCAACTGCCACAGCGCGCTGGACCCGGCGCTGCCGTTTGGTGGCTACAAGATGTCTGGCGTCGGGCGTGAGATGGGGGCCGCGGCCATCGAGCATTACACCGAGCTCAAGTCGGTGTTGATCAAGCTCTGA
- a CDS encoding peptidase S8 and S53 subtilisin kexin sedolisin: MGTDVCVGIIDSGCSPEQACGLLGARRFWLEDGQLREGEMLPDQLGHGSAVLAGLEREAGPVPLLVAQVFSDQASTSALQVAAALLWLVEAGATLVNLSLGLQQDRPVLHQACAEALAAGVLLCASSPAQGGAVYPASYPGVIRLTGDARCAPGEWSWLGTRQADFGGYVGAGGRAGASLGCAALTGRIAALLRDEPGMDRQQIHDWLRDHATFIGPERRGARHG, encoded by the coding sequence ATGGGCACTGATGTATGCGTTGGCATCATCGACAGCGGCTGCTCGCCGGAGCAGGCCTGTGGTCTGCTTGGCGCGCGGCGTTTCTGGCTGGAAGACGGCCAGTTGCGTGAAGGCGAAATGCTGCCCGATCAGCTCGGGCATGGCAGTGCGGTACTGGCCGGCCTGGAACGCGAAGCCGGTCCGGTACCGTTGCTGGTGGCCCAGGTGTTCAGCGACCAGGCCAGTACCAGTGCTTTGCAGGTGGCAGCCGCGCTGTTGTGGCTGGTGGAGGCCGGGGCCACGCTGGTCAACCTCAGCCTGGGGTTGCAGCAGGACCGGCCCGTGCTGCACCAGGCCTGCGCCGAAGCGCTGGCGGCTGGCGTGCTGTTGTGTGCATCCAGCCCGGCGCAAGGTGGGGCGGTGTACCCGGCTAGCTACCCTGGGGTGATTCGACTGACCGGAGACGCGCGTTGCGCGCCTGGCGAGTGGTCCTGGCTTGGCACCCGGCAGGCGGACTTTGGCGGTTATGTTGGCGCGGGCGGCAGAGCGGGTGCGAGCCTGGGCTGTGCGGCTTTGACCGGAAGGATTGCGGCGTTGCTGCGTGACGAACCGGGTATGGATCGCCAGCAGATCCATGACTGGTTACGCGATCACGCGACGTTCATCGGCCCGGAACGGCGGGGTGCCAGGCATGGCTGA
- a CDS encoding tryptophan 7-halogenase has protein sequence MAEPRIVVLGAGPAGAATAIGLRRLGYTVTVVSEWRRFAAVEGVSQRVLEGLRHAGLGGALSQAAMPATRQVHWNGQHLHMNQEFLLDRQRFDRALRDDLQRAGVHMVEGRVREVVHEGCHRVRLDDGQVLIADFLVEARGRQAPLPSDRLRGPETVSLLNVWQGSPGTPASAVESLEDGWAWMARLEDGRCYWQVTLDAAGLPGKSGLADYCAARRGPSALVAELFDARALMPAEVHARSSTAILAGECVGQDWIRVGDAAMAVDPLSGNGIFQSLSSALQAPVVINTLLRRPERAALARQFHQQRVEQLFLRFARIGRDFYAQEQERAGQPFWERRQGWPDAQPLHQAADWQAVRVEWRPVLRNGLVDEAEVVVTADQPLGVWHLQGAELAPVVREIRSGRPVETVLSGLAGEQQMTVRRWLLEQGLV, from the coding sequence ATGGCTGAGCCGCGCATAGTGGTGCTGGGCGCCGGCCCTGCGGGTGCTGCCACGGCCATTGGCCTGCGGCGGCTGGGCTACACCGTGACGGTGGTGTCCGAGTGGCGCCGTTTCGCAGCGGTTGAGGGGGTTTCGCAGCGGGTCCTGGAGGGCTTGCGGCATGCGGGCCTTGGCGGTGCCTTGAGCCAGGCGGCCATGCCGGCTACCCGGCAGGTGCACTGGAATGGCCAGCATCTGCATATGAACCAGGAGTTTTTGCTCGACCGACAACGGTTTGACCGGGCGCTGCGTGACGACCTTCAGCGAGCAGGGGTGCACATGGTCGAGGGCCGCGTGCGTGAGGTGGTGCACGAGGGTTGTCACCGTGTTCGTCTGGACGATGGGCAGGTGCTGATCGCTGATTTCCTCGTCGAGGCCCGGGGCCGCCAGGCACCGCTGCCCTCAGATCGCCTTCGCGGGCCGGAGACAGTCAGCCTGCTCAATGTCTGGCAGGGGAGCCCCGGGACGCCTGCTTCGGCAGTGGAAAGCCTGGAGGATGGTTGGGCGTGGATGGCGCGTCTTGAGGATGGCCGCTGTTACTGGCAGGTCACCCTGGACGCCGCTGGGCTGCCAGGCAAGTCCGGGCTGGCGGACTACTGCGCGGCGCGGCGTGGCCCTAGCGCGCTGGTGGCCGAGCTGTTCGATGCCCGGGCGCTGATGCCGGCAGAGGTGCATGCACGCAGCAGTACCGCGATTCTGGCCGGAGAATGCGTCGGACAGGACTGGATACGGGTGGGTGATGCCGCCATGGCGGTTGACCCGCTGTCGGGGAACGGCATTTTCCAGTCGTTGTCTTCGGCGTTGCAGGCGCCGGTGGTGATCAATACGTTGCTGCGCAGGCCTGAGCGGGCTGCGTTGGCGCGTCAGTTTCACCAGCAACGGGTCGAGCAGCTGTTCTTGCGCTTTGCCCGGATTGGGCGGGATTTCTACGCGCAGGAGCAGGAGCGCGCAGGGCAGCCGTTCTGGGAGCGACGACAAGGCTGGCCGGATGCGCAGCCACTGCATCAGGCGGCGGATTGGCAGGCCGTGCGGGTTGAGTGGCGGCCAGTGCTGCGTAATGGGCTGGTGGATGAGGCCGAAGTGGTGGTGACGGCGGACCAGCCGTTGGGGGTGTGGCATTTGCAGGGGGCGGAGTTGGCGCCTGTGGTGCGGGAAATTCGCAGTGGCCGGCCGGTTGAGACCGTGTTGTCTGGCTTGGCGGGTGAGCAGCAGATGACGGTGCGGCGCTGGCTGTTGGAGCAAGGGTTGGTTTGA
- the csgE gene encoding curli production assembly/transport protein CsgE produces the protein MNRLAALYLGLLLLAVLATSARASNEDEMQGFIVDNTISHIGHDFYYYFADRLRATSRLDFNLVVRERPDARWGSLVTVEFEREVMYRRFLPPNTTELKGEAVAAADLVKQQIIQRKLQRLLQDTTDLERDEL, from the coding sequence ATGAATCGCCTGGCCGCGCTGTACCTGGGCCTGCTGTTGCTGGCGGTGCTGGCCACTTCGGCCAGGGCCAGTAACGAGGATGAGATGCAGGGCTTCATCGTCGACAACACCATCTCGCACATCGGCCACGACTTTTACTACTACTTCGCCGACCGCCTGCGCGCCACCAGCCGGCTGGACTTCAACCTGGTGGTACGCGAACGCCCGGACGCCCGCTGGGGCAGCCTGGTGACCGTGGAGTTCGAGCGCGAAGTGATGTACCGCCGCTTCCTGCCACCGAACACCACCGAGCTTAAAGGCGAGGCCGTTGCAGCCGCCGACCTGGTCAAGCAGCAAATCATTCAACGCAAGCTGCAACGCCTGCTACAGGACACCACCGACTTGGAGAGGGACGAGCTATGA